A genome region from Cucurbita pepo subsp. pepo cultivar mu-cu-16 chromosome LG02, ASM280686v2, whole genome shotgun sequence includes the following:
- the LOC111789255 gene encoding kinesin-like protein KIN-14I produces MIGVVAAKDLPAEPSEEEFRLGLRSGIILCNVLNKVQPGAVPKVVESPCDSALIPDGAALSAFQYFENVRNFLVAIQEMGVPTFEASDLEQGGTSARVVNTVLALKSYGEWKRGGGYGVWKFGGNVKPATVSATKSFVRKNSEPFTNSLSRTSSLNDKSFNPSNVQSSSRSSLIRALLTDKRPEEIPTLVESLLSKLVDEVENRFSSLELTKANPKDVVAAPSLGNKSLFKSAFGAKRAEELNSKAMEKNELIHGSSIYEEQSKSLLLKQQMIFDRQQKDVQDLKHKLHAAKVGMQFMQVKFSEEFHNLGMHVHSLAHAASGYHKVLMENRKLYNQVQDLKGSIRVYCRVRPFLSGQSNYSSVVDHIEDGNITVNAPSKHGKGQRSFSFNKVFGPSATQVGVFADMQPLIRSVLDGYNVCIFAYGQTGSGKTFTMTGPKELTEKSQGVNYRALGDLFLIADQRKETYRYDVSVQMIEIYNEQVRDLLVTDGTNKRLEIRNSSQNGLSVPDASLVSVSSTSDVINLMNLGQRNRAVGATALNDRSSRSHSCLTVHVQGKDLTSGAILRGCMHLVDLAGSERVDKSEVTGDRLKEAQYINKSLSALGDVIASLAQKNPHVPYRNSKLTQLLQDSLGGQAKTLMFVHISPEPDAIGETLSTLKFAERVATVELGSARVNKDTSDVKELKEQIASLKAALARKEGTPQQIQLHVSGNSEKFKAKASELSPCLPRSQDADVLVENAIRRRPMDDVGNIEFHSNSALRQKRQSFDMAELLANSPPWPPVSSPCLNYGEDDKDTASGEWVDKVIDMNRVENPLEEEEGCWEAENGHLNDIFYQKYLQDSSKLYTEQGYSMLTGGANRFNMIGNDDIDDAGTSDSSEPDLLWQFKHSKLAASIGNGIGSKTKKPNGGGKQQQQQQQPLKSPELLSKKLSSSMSPSPSPSQKMISSNGVALPLHRNGRRQPASADKRRTGNRKQ; encoded by the exons ATGATCGGAGTTGTTGCAGCTAAAGATTTGCCGGCTGAACCATCAGAGGAAGAGTTTAGGCTTGGATTAAGAAGTGGGATTATTCTCTGCAATGTACTGAATAAGGTTCAACCAGGAGCTGTGCCTAAG GTGGTTGAAAGTCCTTGCGATTCTGCCCTCATCCCTGATGGAGCTGCGCTCTCAGCATTTCAGTATTTTGAGAATGTGAGGAATTTCCTTGTTGCTATACAGGAGATGGGAGTTCCTACGTTTGAGGCATCTGATCTAGAGCAA GGAGGTACGTCTGCTAGAGTTGTTAATACTGTTCTTGCACTTAAATCTTATGGCGAGTGGAAACGTGGTGGGGGCTATGGAGTTTGGAAATTCGGTGGGAATGTTAAACCTGCTACTGTCTCCGCTACTAAGTCCTTTGTGAGGAAGAATTCAGAACCATTCACGAATTCCTTGTCTAGAACTTCCTCTTTGAATGACAAATCTTTCAATCCTTCCAATGTG CAGTCTAGTTCTCGCTCCTCGCTCATTCGTGCACTTTTGACGGATAAACGACCTGAAGAAATCCCTACG TTGGTTGAATCATTGCTCAGCAAGCTTGTGGATGAAGTTGAGAATCGCTTTTCCAGCCTTGAACTG ACAAAAGCAAACCCAAAAGATGTGGTTGCTGCTCCATCACTGGGCAACAAGTCGCTCTTCAAATCAGCTTTTGGTGCTAAAAGG GCAGAGGAACTTAACTCCAAAGCGATGGAAAAGAATGAACTTATCCATGGAAGCAGTATATATGAGGAGCAGTCAAAGAGCCTGCTCTTAAAGCAGCAAATGATTTTCGATCGGCAACAAAAGGACGTTCAG gATCTAAAACATAAACTACACGCTGCAAAAGTTGGAATGCAGTTCATGCAAGTAAAATTTAGTGAAGAGTTCCACAACCTCG GTATGCATGTACATAGTCTTGCTCATGCTGCTTCTGGATATCATAAAGTTCTCATGGAAAACCGTAAGCTATACAATCAAGTGCAGGATCTCAAGG GTAGCATAAGAGTTTACTGCAGAGTTAGGCCCTTTTTGTCTGGTCAATCAAATTATTCAAGTGTTGTGGATCACATAGAAGATGGAAATATTACTGTTAACGCCCCATCGAAGCACGGGAAGGGACAGAGATCCTTCAGCTTCAACAAAGTATTTGGTCCATCTGCTACACAAG TGGGCGTGTTCGCCGATATGCAGCCACTCATTCGGTCTGTTCTTGATGGATACAATGTTTGCATTTTTGCATATGGACAAACAGGATCAGGGAAAACTTTTACTATG ACTGGGCCAAAAGAGCTAACAGAGAAGAGCCAAGGAGTAAATTATAGAGCATTGGGAGATTTGTTCCTTATAGCAGATCAAAGAAAGGAGACCTATCGTTATGATGTTTCTGTTCAGATGATTGAGATTTATAACGAGCAAGTCCGGGATCTTCTTGTCACTGATGGAACTAATAAAAG ATTAGAAATCCGCAATAGTTCTCAAAATGGACTTAGTGTACCAGATGCTAGTCTTGTAAGCGTATCATCAACTTCAGATGTCATTAACCTTATGAACCTTGGCCAAAGGAACCGTGCCGTAGGGGCGACAGCGCTAAACGACCGTAGTAGCCGTTCCCATAG TTGCTTGACTGTTCACGTACAAGGAAAAGATTTGACATCTGGAGCCATTCTCCGTGGCTGTATGCATCTTGTAGACTTGGCAGGAAGTGAAAGAGTTGACAAGTCTGAGGTGACAGGAGATAGACTGAAAGAGGCACAGTATATCAATAAATCTCTGTCTGCTCTAGGTGATGTGATTGCTTCTCTTGCACAGAAGAATCCCCATGTCCCTTACAGAAATAGCAAACTGACACAACTTCTTCAAGATTCACTTG GTGGGCAAGCCAAGACATTGATGTTTGTTCATATAAGCCCGGAACCTGATGCTATTGGAGAGACGTTAAGCACGCTTAAATTTGCAGAGCGAGTTGCCACGGTCGAACTCGGTTCTGCTCGAGTCAACAAGGATACTTCAGATGTTAAAGAGCTCAAAGAACAG ATTGCAAGTTTAAAGGCAGCACTTGCGAGGAAAGAGGGGACACCACAACAAATCCAGCTCCATGTTTCTGGGAACTCAGAGAAATTCAAGGCAAAAGCTAGTGAGTTATCACCTTGCCTGCCTAGAAGTCAGGATGCCGATGTGTTGGTCGAAAATGCTATCCGTCGTCGACCTATGGACGACGTAGGCAACATCGAG TTTCACAGTAACTCTGCATTGAGACAGAAGAGGCAAAGCTTTGACATGGCTGAGCTGTTGGCTAACTCACCACCATGGCCGCCGGTTAGTAGCCCTTGCCTGAACTACGGCGAGGACGATAAAGACACGGCCTCAGGTGAGTGGGTTGACAAAGTAATAGACATGAACCGAGTTGAGAATCCattggaggaggaggaggggtGCTGGGAAGCAGAAAATGGTCACTTAAATGATATATTCTACCAGAAATACCTTCAAGACTCCTCCAAACTGTACACAGAACAAGGATACAGCATGCTAACAGGAGGAGCTAACAGATTCAACATGATTGGGAATGATGATATAGACGATGCAGGAACAAGCGACTCATCTGAGCCAGATTTGCTCTGGCAATTCAAACACTCCAAACTTGCTGCAAGCATAGGCAACGGAATCGGATCGAAAACGAAGAAGCCGAACGGTGGTGgaaagcagcagcagcagcagcagcagccccTAAAGAGCCCAGAATTGTTAAG CAAGAAGTTGAGTTCTTCAATGAGCccttctccttcaccttcacAGAAGATGATATCATCAAATGGGGTTGCCCTTCCACTCCACAGAAATGGGAGACGACAGCCTGCTTCTGCTGATAAACGCAGAACTGGAAATagaaaacagtaa